A window of Thunnus thynnus chromosome 17, fThuThy2.1, whole genome shotgun sequence contains these coding sequences:
- the si:dkey-204f11.64 gene encoding guanine nucleotide-binding protein G(I)/G(S)/G(O) subunit gamma-5 codes for MSNNAAPNSSLVIAQKAVKQLRLEASVRRIKVSQAAAELKTFCLQNAHKDPLLTGVPSSDNPFRPPKSCVLL; via the exons ATGTCGAACAACGCCGCCCCAAACAGCAGTTTAGTCATCGCTCAGAAAGCAGTGAAGCAGCTTCGTCTAGAGGCCAGCGTCCGTCGGATAAAG GTttctcaggctgctgctgaacTGAAGACCTTCTGTTTGCAAAATGCTCACAAAGACCCTCTCCTCACCGGAGTGCCCTCCAGCGATAACCCATTCAGGCCTCCCAAGTCATGTGTCCTCCTCTGA
- the clpp gene encoding ATP-dependent Clp protease proteolytic subunit, mitochondrial: protein MLLRRVLHVGGLTLKHSRSIHHSPAWRSPLIPIVVEQTGRGERAYDIYSRLLRERIICVMGPIDDSVASLVIAQLLFLQSESNNKPIHMYINSPGGVVTAGLAIYDTMQYILNPISTWCVGQAASMGSLLLAAGSTGMRHSLPNARIMVHQPSGGARGQATDIAIQAEEILKLKRQINHIYAKHTGQPLETIESVMERDRYMSPMEAQDFGLIDRVLVHPPQAGQDEPELVQKEPAAAASPSPAPESSVPEPASPGTNPPSSYKPEP from the exons ATGCTGCTACGA AGGGTGCTGCACGTGGGAGGATTGACACTGAAACACAGCAGATCCATCCATCACAGTCCTGCATGGAGGAGTCCTCTAATACCCATAGTTGTGGAGCAGACG GGGAGAGGAGAACGAGCGTATGACATCTATTCTCGCCTCCTGAGAGAGAGGATCATTTGTGTAATGGGTCCC ATTGATGACTCCGTAGCCAGTCTGGTTATTGCCCAGCTGCTCTTTCTTCAGTCAGAAAGCAACAACAAACCCATCCACATGTACATCAACAGCCCTG GCGGTGTGGTGACAGCAGGCCTGGCCATTTACGACACCATGCAGTATATCCTTAATCCCATCTCCACCTGGTGTGTTGGCCAGGCAGCCAGCATGGGCAGCCTGCTCCTGGCAGCGGGATCGACAGGCATGAGGCATTCACTGCCCAACGCCCGCATCATGGTCCACCAGCCCTCAGGAGGTGCCAGG GGTCAGGCCACAGACATCGCCATCCAGGCTGAGGAGATCCTTAAACTGAAGAGACAGATCAACCACATCTACGCCAAACACACGGGACAACCGCTGGAAACCATCG AGAGTGTGATGGAAAGGGATCGCTACATGAGCCCCATGGAGGCGCAGGACTTCGGTCTCATCGACCGGGTCCTGGTCCACCCGCCTCAGGCAGGCCAGGATGAGCCTGAGCTGGTGCAGAAAGAGCCGGCGGCGGCAGCCAGTCCCTCTCCAGCACCGGAGTCTTCAGTCCCTGAACCGGCCTCCCCAGGGACAAATCCCCCTTCCTCGTACAAACCTGAGCCATGA
- the aldh3b1 gene encoding aldehyde dehydrogenase family 3 member B1, with translation MDTHSQVVDRLRSAFRSGVTVPEQFRRTQLTKLMSMIKENEEQILKALHKDLAKPKFEAVLSEVDMVINELHYAINNLKSWLQPEYVGKNLATKLDDCFIRREPLGVVLIIGAWNYPLQLLLLPMVGAIAAGNCVVIKPSEVSAATDSLIAELIPKYLSQDCCAVVSGGAEETKALLQNRFDHIFYTGSQNVARSILQAASVHLTPVTLELGGKCPCVIYGGVNITVAARRLAWAKFFNAGQSCVAPDYVLCTKATRDALLPALREVLEEFYSKEPQNCPDMSRIVSQRHWTRLMELLKNSSGKVVVGGESNEEDKYIAPTVLVDVAEDDTLMKEEIFGPILPIITFESLEQSIDFINRKEKPLALYVFSDESSVVKTVLEKTSSGGFCSNDGIVHMTLPGLPFGGVGASGWGSYHGRWGFEAFSHRRACMLRGWALERLNGLRYPPYTENKLSWLRWTTSAKSSCSLM, from the exons ATGGACACCCACAGCCAGGTTGTTGACAGGTTGCGGTCAGCATTTCGTTCAGGCGTCACAGTTCCAGAGCAGTTTCGTCGAACACAGCTGACCAAGCTCATGTCCATGATCAAAGAGAATGAGGAGCAGATTTTAAAGGCGCTGCACAAAGACCTCGCAAAG CCAAAGTTTGAGGCCGTCCTGTCTGAGGTTGATATGGTGATCAATGAGCTGCACTACGCCATCAATAACCTCAAAAGCTGGCTGCAGCCGGAGTATGTCGGCAAGAACCTG GCTACAAAGCTGGATGATTGTTTTATACGGAGGGAACCATTAGGAGTTGTTTTAATCATCGGGGCGTGGAACTACCCACTGCAACTCCTTCTCTTACCCATGGTTGGAGCCATTGCTGCAG GAAACTGTGTGGTCATTAAGCCTTCAGAGGTCAGCGCAGCCACAGACAGTCTGATAGCAGAGCTCATCCCCAAATATCTGTCTCAG GACTGTTGCGCGGTTGTTAGTGGTGGAGCAGAAGAGACCAAGGCACTCCTGCAGAATCGCTTTGACCACATCTTCTACACAG GTTCTCAGAATGTTGCGCGCAGCATCCTGCAGGCAGCCTCAGTCCACTTGACCCCAGTCACGTTGGAGCTGGGCGGCAAGTGTCCATGCGTCATATATGGAGGGGTGAATATCACAGTTGCTGCCCGCCGCTTGGCATGGGCCAAGTTTTTCAACGCTGGCCAGAGCTGCGTGGCACCAGACTATGTGCTGTGTACAAAAGCCACCCGGGACGCCCTGCTGCCTGCTTTGCGTGAGGTCCTGGAGGAATTCTACAGCAAGGAGCCTCAGAACTGTCCTGACATGTCCCGCATTGTGTCACAGCGACACTGGACTCGTCTGATGGAACTGCTCAAGAATTCCAGCGGAAAGGTTGTTGTGGGAGGAGAGAGCAACGAGGAGGACAAGTACATAG CTCCCACAGTGTTGGTGGACGTGGCTGAAGACGACACCCTGATGAAGGAGGAGATTTTCGGCCCAATCCTGCCCATCATCACTTTTGAGTCTCTGGAGCAGAGCATCGACTTCATCAACCGCAAAGAGAAGCCACTGGCCCTCTATGTTTTCTCTGATGAGTCCTCT GTGGTGAAAACAGTGCTGGAAAAGACAAGCAGTGGAGGATTCTGCTCTAATGACGGGATTGTCCACATGACACTGCCAGGCCTGCCCTTTGGAGGTGTAG GGGCCAGCGGTTGGGGCAGTTACCACGGCCGCTGGGGCTTTGAGGCATTCAGCCACCGGCGGGCGTGCATGCTGCGCGGCTGGGCATTGGAGAGACTCAACGGCCTGCGTTACCCACCTTACACAGAAAACAAGCTGAGCTGGCTGCGCTGGACCACCTCAGCCAAGAGCAGCTGCTCACTCATGTGA